The following coding sequences are from one Triticum aestivum cultivar Chinese Spring chromosome 5A, IWGSC CS RefSeq v2.1, whole genome shotgun sequence window:
- the LOC123103005 gene encoding uncharacterized protein gives MDNNSPTIPMPITCSTECPSGNATVNICPETTAFVVCEETLDIEAISVVAPSPVVSLIVGLAYAYVEVPLVMGSVAPFSTAPPKAALTSSKQQGQMLRPIPWPSFKWHSKSTNPQDPRPVTGIFGKPSTCQPHEDLNCCVASLVLHRTSSSDGHYLQVLPALKSFWCEFYYIGGPGGHWQYQYAYLQQCRSSHRSNYLKRMSASDVTLILKQEAQGLLSGILVEYVSNKTGGVGYFLQTYDQRYDSNGRLSPAVAFSTANIVLLPRDTTCLQNWPPPLYGIEYGGTFKYNTKRMIWFPILVNQVHLIWKSPWLPPEQGQKNGVVEMFGILI, from the coding sequence ATGGACAACAATAGCCCTACTATACCGATGCCTATCACATGTTCGACAGAGTGCCCGAGTGGTAACGCCACCGTCAACATCTGTCCTGAGACCACAGCCTTCGTTGTGTGCGAAGAGACCCTCGACATTGAAGCCATCAGTGTTGTTGCACCATCACCTGTTGTGAGCTTGATTGTTGGTCTAGCATATGCTTATGTGGAGGTGCCCCTCGTCATGGGGAGTGTGGCCCCATTCTCGACAGCTCCTCCAAAGGCCGCGCTAACCTCATCAAAGCAACAAGGACAAATGCTACGTCCAATACCATGGCCATCATTTAAATGGCATTCGAAATCAACCAATCCTCAAGATCCACGTCCGGTAACTGGTATATTTGGGAAACCATCTACATGTCAACCGCATGAGGATCTCAATTGTTGTGTTGCTAGTTTGGTCTTGCATCGGACTAGTTCTTCAGATGGACATTATTTACAAGTACTTCCTGCACTAAAAAGTTTCTGGTGTGAGTTCTATTATATTGGAGGGCCCGGTGGTCATTGGCAGTACCAATATGCATATCTGCAGCAGTGCCGTTCATCTCATCGATCAAATTATCTGAAGCGCATGAGCGCTAGTGATGTCACATTGATTTTGAAACAGGAAGCACAAGGTTTGTTAAGTGGCATTCTAGTGGAATATGTGAGTAATAAAACTGGTGGAGTTGGCTATTTCTTGCAAACTTAtgaccaaagatatgattccaATGGAAGGCTGTCACCTGCAGTGGCATTTTCTACTGCCAACATAGTACTTCTCCCAAGGGATACAACTTGCTTGCAAAATTGGCCACCACCTCTGTATGGTATAGAATATGGTGGTACCTTCAAATACAACACTAAAAGAATGATATGGTTTCCTATCCTCGTAAATCAAGTCCATTTGATTTGGAAGTCACCATGGCTCCCCCCCGAGCAAGGGCAGAAAAATGGAGTTGTAGAAATGTTTGGTATACTTATTTAA